From a single Streptomyces rubradiris genomic region:
- a CDS encoding carbonic anhydrase, with translation MTEIQNPTPRDAFELLMAGNQRFVAGSPEHPNQDATRRTEIAPSQRPFAVLFGCSDSRLAAEIIFDRGLGDLFVVRTAGHVAGAEVLGSIEYGVSVLDAPLVVVLGHDSCGAIAAARAAADGGEVPGGFVRDVVERVTPSVLAARAAGRDQADEILAGHIENTVDLLLERSRVLAERVAAGRLGVVGLSYRLADGSARLVAARGLDATVPAAS, from the coding sequence ATGACCGAGATCCAGAACCCGACGCCCCGCGACGCCTTCGAGCTGCTGATGGCCGGTAACCAGCGCTTCGTCGCAGGCTCCCCCGAGCACCCGAACCAGGACGCCACCCGCCGGACCGAGATCGCGCCGTCCCAGCGGCCCTTCGCCGTGCTGTTCGGGTGCTCCGACTCACGGCTGGCCGCCGAGATCATCTTCGACCGCGGCCTGGGCGATCTGTTCGTGGTGCGCACCGCGGGGCATGTCGCCGGTGCGGAGGTCCTCGGTTCCATCGAGTACGGCGTGAGCGTGCTGGACGCCCCGCTCGTCGTCGTGCTCGGCCATGACTCGTGCGGGGCCATCGCAGCCGCCCGTGCCGCGGCCGACGGCGGCGAGGTGCCCGGCGGTTTCGTCCGTGACGTTGTCGAACGGGTGACCCCGAGCGTGCTGGCAGCCCGGGCCGCCGGACGCGACCAGGCCGACGAGATCCTGGCCGGGCACATCGAGAACACCGTGGACCTGCTGCTGGAGCGCTCCCGCGTCCTGGCCGAGCGGGTGGCCGCCGGCCGCCTCGGCGTGGTGGGGCTGTCCTACCGGCTGGCCGACGGCAGTGCGCGGCTCGTCGCCGCTCGCGGCCTGGACGCGACGGTCCCCGCCGCGTCCTGA
- a CDS encoding MFS transporter — MPRASTRLTFAVLATGAGVFSMLQSLIAPALPTVQHALHASPSTATWVMTAYLLSASVFTPILGRVGDLAGRKRTLVAVLLAVLAGCLVAALAPNIGVLIVARVVQGVGGALFPLSFGIIRDEFAPAEVSGSISNLSAVIAAGGGVGMVAAGPIVSALDYRWLFWIPVAIVAATVLIALRYIPESPERTAGKVGWTGAVLLSGWLVALLLPLSQAGQWGWGSARVLGLFAAAVVLFAVWLLTEARSRTPLIDLRVLRLPAVWTTNTAALLFGAGMYSIWSFLPGFVQTPSAAGYGFGASVTESGLLMLPMLVAMFLSGVLSGRLEPRVGAKALLTTGAALGAVACGFLTLWHDARWQIGVVAALFGLGIGLAFASMANLIVGSVPVAQTGAATGMNANIRTIGGSIGAALTSVLVTGRLQPSGLPHASGYTHGWALLTLLCLAATAAALLVPARHQGRPAEAPATPGVTPAPVRVR; from the coding sequence ATGCCCCGCGCCTCCACCCGTCTCACCTTCGCGGTCCTCGCGACCGGAGCCGGCGTCTTCTCCATGCTCCAGTCGCTGATCGCGCCGGCCCTGCCGACCGTGCAGCACGCCCTGCACGCCTCCCCGTCCACCGCGACCTGGGTGATGACCGCGTATCTGCTGTCCGCCTCGGTCTTCACCCCGATCCTCGGCCGGGTCGGCGACCTCGCCGGCCGGAAACGGACCCTCGTCGCCGTCCTGCTGGCCGTCCTCGCGGGCTGCCTGGTCGCCGCGCTGGCCCCGAACATCGGCGTGCTGATCGTCGCCCGGGTCGTCCAGGGCGTCGGCGGCGCCCTGTTCCCGCTCTCCTTCGGCATCATCCGGGACGAGTTCGCCCCGGCCGAGGTCAGCGGCAGCATCAGCAACCTCTCCGCGGTGATCGCGGCCGGCGGCGGCGTCGGCATGGTGGCCGCCGGACCGATCGTGTCCGCGCTCGACTACCGCTGGCTGTTCTGGATCCCGGTGGCGATCGTCGCCGCGACGGTCCTGATCGCCCTGCGCTACATCCCCGAGTCGCCCGAACGGACCGCGGGCAAGGTCGGCTGGACCGGTGCCGTGCTGCTCTCCGGCTGGCTGGTGGCCCTGCTGCTGCCGCTGAGCCAGGCCGGGCAGTGGGGCTGGGGCTCGGCGAGGGTGCTCGGCCTGTTCGCCGCCGCCGTCGTGCTGTTCGCGGTGTGGCTGCTGACCGAGGCCCGCTCGCGCACCCCGCTGATCGACCTGCGGGTGCTGCGGCTGCCCGCGGTGTGGACGACCAACACCGCCGCCCTGCTGTTCGGCGCCGGCATGTACTCCATCTGGTCCTTCCTGCCGGGCTTCGTCCAGACGCCGTCCGCGGCCGGCTACGGCTTCGGGGCCAGCGTCACCGAGTCCGGACTGCTCATGCTGCCGATGCTGGTCGCGATGTTCCTCTCCGGCGTGCTGTCGGGCCGGCTGGAACCCCGTGTCGGCGCCAAGGCGCTGCTCACCACGGGCGCCGCGCTCGGCGCGGTGGCCTGCGGCTTCCTCACCCTCTGGCATGACGCCCGGTGGCAGATCGGCGTCGTCGCCGCCCTGTTCGGCCTCGGCATCGGACTGGCCTTCGCCTCGATGGCCAACCTCATCGTGGGCAGCGTGCCCGTGGCCCAGACCGGCGCCGCGACCGGCATGAACGCCAACATCCGCACCATCGGAGGCTCCATCGGCGCCGCGCTCACCAGCGTCCTGGTCACGGGCCGGCTCCAGCCGTCGGGCCTGCCGCACGCCTCCGGCTACACCCACGGCTGGGCCCTGCTCACCCTGCTCTGCCTGGCAGCGACCGCCGCCGCCCTCCTGGTCCCGGCCCGCCACCAGGGCCGTCCGGCCGAGGCCCCCGCGACCCCGGGGGTGACACCGGCACCCGTCCGGGTGCGGTAG